A region from the Desulfitobacterium dehalogenans ATCC 51507 genome encodes:
- a CDS encoding DUF2284 domain-containing protein, translating into MSESKHEHHQHSHKWEDGESHNLQHGHECKCENCHRPEHRNENTSQENASKKVCAPDQEPGIFSEKYELVLSQESSLLPVQEALLRWVGEILQWVKNKQGFVGHIKGFIEGKEHFWFSSTGKAVTAKSSSGWNEGLDQTFTINATAIIFGIRKEELDEYAEQCLETCIAEQCPDSTLVQIDLLCSLAKSLGAAHAALIAVDSIKFNHDFRKQCEQNTCGSYDKNWMCPPNMPSIDELRDKVLPYDRGLLFQTVYQLKNSFDWRGVQQAVVEHTQVFRKVLAELRSMKNFLNLLPLNVGPCTYCGRCSFLDGEECRFPEEAIPSVEAYGIDVMALEKSCGMPYYNGKDTVSCVSLILFRF; encoded by the coding sequence ATGAGTGAGTCAAAGCACGAGCATCACCAACATAGTCATAAATGGGAGGATGGGGAAAGCCATAATCTCCAGCACGGTCATGAATGTAAATGCGAAAACTGTCATAGACCTGAACACCGGAACGAAAACACTTCACAGGAAAATGCTTCAAAAAAAGTCTGCGCTCCTGATCAGGAGCCCGGAATTTTCTCGGAAAAATATGAATTAGTCCTGAGTCAGGAAAGCAGTCTCCTCCCCGTCCAAGAGGCCCTTCTCCGCTGGGTCGGTGAAATACTCCAATGGGTGAAGAATAAGCAGGGCTTTGTAGGGCATATCAAAGGGTTCATCGAAGGGAAGGAGCATTTTTGGTTTTCTTCTACGGGAAAAGCCGTTACGGCAAAATCCTCTTCCGGTTGGAATGAGGGGCTGGACCAAACCTTCACCATCAACGCAACCGCCATAATCTTTGGTATCCGTAAGGAAGAGCTTGATGAATACGCCGAGCAGTGTTTAGAAACTTGCATCGCGGAGCAATGTCCTGATTCAACACTGGTTCAAATAGATCTATTGTGCTCCCTGGCCAAATCTCTCGGTGCAGCTCATGCAGCTCTTATAGCCGTGGATAGTATTAAGTTTAATCATGATTTCAGAAAGCAATGTGAGCAAAATACCTGCGGCAGTTACGACAAAAACTGGATGTGTCCACCCAATATGCCTTCTATCGACGAACTCAGGGACAAAGTATTGCCATATGATCGAGGGTTATTGTTCCAAACCGTGTATCAGCTTAAAAACTCCTTTGACTGGAGAGGGGTGCAGCAAGCGGTTGTCGAACATACCCAAGTTTTTAGGAAGGTCTTAGCTGAACTGAGAAGCATGAAAAATTTCCTGAATCTCCTCCCTTTAAATGTAGGACCATGTACTTACTGTGGCCGGTGTTCTTTTCTTGACGGTGAAGAGTGCCGATTCCCCGAAGAAGCAATTCCTTCAGTCGAGGCTTATGGGATTGATGTGATGGCTTTGGAGAAAAGCTGTGGTATGCCCTATTATAATGGAAAAGATACGGTCTCCTGCGTAAGTCTTATTTTATTTAGGTTCTAG
- a CDS encoding SDR family oxidoreductase gives MSETKIPQPAFPAQHQNKQPGLETLMNPSPIFENPNYRPSGKLQGKVALISGGDSGIGRGVSILYAKEGADIAIVYLDEHGDAQTTKERIEQLGRRCLLIAGNIGDENFSNQAVQKTLDTFGSLDILVNNAAEQHPQNSLLDITAQQIEQTFRTNILAMLYLTKAALPHLKQGSVIINTASITAYKGDAKLIDYSASKGAVVAFTRSLSESLIKQGIRVNGVAPGPIWTPLIPASFAANEVATFGSTTPMQRAGQPVEVAPAYLFLACEDSAYMSGQILHVNGGTIVNG, from the coding sequence ATGAGTGAAACAAAAATTCCTCAACCCGCTTTTCCTGCCCAGCACCAAAATAAGCAACCTGGTCTTGAAACCTTAATGAATCCCAGTCCGATCTTTGAAAACCCCAACTATCGCCCCAGTGGCAAGCTACAGGGAAAAGTCGCATTGATTAGCGGTGGAGACAGCGGAATCGGGAGAGGGGTATCCATTCTCTATGCCAAAGAAGGTGCCGATATTGCCATCGTCTATCTTGATGAACACGGTGATGCGCAAACGACCAAAGAGAGGATTGAGCAGCTAGGAAGACGCTGTTTGTTGATAGCTGGGAATATCGGAGATGAGAATTTTAGTAACCAAGCGGTGCAAAAGACCCTGGATACCTTTGGGAGCCTGGATATACTTGTGAATAATGCAGCGGAACAGCATCCACAGAATTCACTTCTGGATATCACTGCTCAACAAATTGAGCAGACCTTCCGCACCAATATTTTAGCTATGCTGTATCTGACCAAGGCGGCACTTCCCCATCTAAAGCAAGGTTCCGTGATTATCAATACTGCTTCGATTACAGCTTATAAAGGTGATGCCAAACTTATCGATTATTCCGCATCCAAAGGAGCGGTAGTGGCTTTCACACGTTCTCTTTCAGAATCACTGATCAAACAGGGAATCCGCGTCAATGGAGTAGCACCTGGACCCATCTGGACCCCCCTGATTCCTGCTTCTTTCGCTGCCAACGAGGTCGCCACCTTTGGCAGCACCACTCCCATGCAACGAGCCGGGCAGCCGGTAGAAGTAGCTCCGGCCTATTTGTTCCTTGCTTGCGAAGATTCTGCCTACATGTCGGGGCAAATACTGCATGTTAATGGGGGAACGATAGTTAATGGCTAA
- a CDS encoding nitroreductase family protein: MNEILTQLKNRKSVRIFEDRAIDCEIKEKILHAAFEAPTAGGMMLYSILDITDQTLKEKLALTCDNQPFIAKAPLVLVFLADYQRWYDAYCYAECNPRQPGEGDILLACADALIAAQNTAVAAESLGVGSCYIGDIIENYEIVRELLELPDYVLPAAMLVYGYPTESQKNRKKPARFDEQFLVFENKYRRLSLEEHEEMHRTRNEKSGLSKENIYESIKANCNRKYMSEFALEMNRSAAEYLKNFRPE; encoded by the coding sequence ATGAACGAAATCCTCACCCAACTCAAAAACAGAAAATCAGTAAGAATTTTCGAAGACAGAGCCATCGATTGCGAGATAAAGGAGAAGATCCTTCATGCCGCCTTCGAAGCCCCCACGGCGGGAGGAATGATGCTCTATTCCATCCTGGATATCACGGACCAAACTCTCAAGGAAAAATTGGCCTTAACCTGTGATAACCAGCCCTTTATTGCCAAGGCTCCTTTGGTGCTCGTCTTCCTTGCCGATTATCAGAGATGGTATGATGCCTATTGTTATGCGGAGTGTAACCCGCGACAACCTGGGGAGGGAGATATTCTCCTGGCCTGTGCCGATGCCCTTATTGCTGCCCAAAATACTGCGGTGGCCGCCGAGTCCCTGGGGGTGGGGTCTTGTTATATTGGTGATATTATTGAAAACTATGAGATCGTTCGCGAATTATTGGAACTTCCGGATTATGTACTGCCTGCGGCTATGCTGGTCTATGGTTATCCTACAGAATCTCAGAAGAATAGGAAAAAGCCGGCCCGCTTTGATGAGCAATTTTTAGTTTTTGAAAATAAATACCGTAGGCTCAGCCTGGAAGAACACGAAGAAATGCACCGCACACGCAATGAAAAGTCCGGGCTGAGCAAGGAGAATATCTATGAAAGCATTAAGGCCAATTGCAACCGCAAATACATGTCGGAGTTCGCACTGGAGATGAATCGCTCGGCGGCAGAGTATCTGAAGAATTTCAGACCGGAATAA
- a CDS encoding ABC transporter permease has protein sequence MKKKLLTAPYLLWMLIFTIVPLILVVYFSMFKTGPDGIQFTTEHIERVFEPIYLKVILRSIWLAVISTLFCLLLGYPMAMILASKVLKKRDFLIVLFVLPMWMNFLARTYAWMTLLENNGIINQILAALSLPALNILYTDKAVILGMVYNFLPFMVLPIYSVLQKIDRSLIEAAEDLGATPYKTFFKVTFPLSLSGVASGIIMVFMPAVTTFVISRLLGGGQYMLIGNLIEQQFLTTGDWGFGSSLSLILMIFLLLTMGIMSKTDKDQEGGRFW, from the coding sequence TTGAAAAAAAAATTATTGACCGCTCCCTATCTGTTGTGGATGCTGATCTTCACCATTGTTCCTCTGATTTTGGTGGTTTATTTCAGTATGTTTAAAACCGGTCCGGATGGGATTCAGTTTACTACTGAACATATAGAAAGGGTCTTTGAACCCATCTATCTCAAAGTCATTTTGCGTTCGATTTGGCTTGCTGTAATCAGTACTCTTTTTTGTTTACTGCTGGGTTATCCTATGGCCATGATTCTGGCATCCAAAGTGCTAAAGAAGAGGGACTTTTTAATTGTTCTTTTTGTTTTGCCCATGTGGATGAACTTTCTGGCCCGAACCTACGCCTGGATGACTCTTTTAGAAAATAACGGTATCATCAATCAGATTCTGGCGGCTTTGAGTTTGCCGGCTTTAAATATTCTCTATACAGATAAAGCTGTGATCTTGGGCATGGTCTATAATTTTCTTCCCTTTATGGTGTTGCCTATCTATTCTGTTTTGCAAAAAATTGACCGCTCTCTGATCGAGGCAGCAGAGGATTTAGGGGCTACCCCTTATAAAACTTTCTTTAAAGTGACTTTTCCGTTAAGCTTATCAGGTGTGGCTTCCGGTATTATTATGGTCTTTATGCCTGCCGTGACTACCTTTGTCATATCCAGGCTGTTAGGCGGAGGTCAGTATATGTTGATTGGCAATCTGATCGAACAGCAATTCCTGACTACCGGTGACTGGGGCTTCGGCTCATCGTTATCCCTGATTCTCATGATCTTCCTGCTCCTGACCATGGGTATCATGTCCAAGACGGACAAAGATCAGGAAGGGGGTAGGTTCTGGTGA
- the potA gene encoding spermidine/putrescine ABC transporter ATP-binding protein, giving the protein MSEEIIRLVNVTKEYDGVQVLDNINLYILRNEFITLLGPSGCGKTTTLRIIGGFENVTGGDILFEGKKINDFPPYKRKVNTVFQQYALFPHMNVFENIAFGLRIKKIDNKAIYTKVLQVMELMNLKGFEKRNIDSLSGGQRQRVAIARAIVNEPEVLLLDEPLAALDLKLRKEMQMELKRIQQRLGITFIFVTHDQEEALTMSDTIVVMNEGRIQQIGTPIDIYNEPKNVFVADFIGESNILGGVMLQDYLVHFHGRQFECLDKGFGPNEAVDVVIRPEDLKLVPVEEGMIIGEVQSVVFKGVHYEMMIQSNEYSWMVHSTQMEEVGNGVGLKILPNDIHIMKKVRGD; this is encoded by the coding sequence ATGAGCGAAGAAATCATCAGGCTTGTCAACGTGACAAAAGAGTATGACGGTGTACAAGTCCTGGATAATATAAATCTCTATATATTGCGTAATGAATTTATAACCCTTCTTGGACCGAGCGGTTGCGGAAAAACAACGACCCTCCGAATCATTGGAGGGTTTGAAAATGTTACCGGTGGGGACATCCTCTTTGAAGGTAAGAAGATCAATGATTTTCCTCCTTATAAGAGAAAAGTCAATACGGTTTTTCAACAATATGCTTTGTTTCCGCATATGAATGTTTTTGAGAATATTGCCTTTGGTCTACGGATAAAGAAAATAGACAATAAGGCTATTTACACGAAGGTGCTTCAGGTTATGGAACTGATGAACCTTAAGGGCTTTGAAAAAAGGAATATCGATTCCCTAAGCGGGGGACAACGTCAGAGGGTGGCTATTGCCAGAGCTATCGTCAATGAACCTGAGGTTCTCTTATTAGATGAGCCCTTGGCTGCTCTGGATTTAAAATTAAGGAAAGAAATGCAGATGGAGCTGAAGCGAATCCAGCAGCGTTTGGGAATTACCTTTATCTTTGTCACTCATGATCAGGAAGAGGCCTTAACCATGTCCGATACCATCGTAGTGATGAATGAGGGGAGAATTCAGCAAATTGGCACTCCCATCGATATCTATAATGAACCCAAGAATGTTTTTGTGGCTGATTTTATCGGAGAAAGCAATATTCTGGGTGGGGTCATGCTTCAGGACTACCTGGTTCATTTCCACGGTCGTCAGTTTGAATGTCTGGATAAGGGCTTTGGACCTAACGAAGCGGTGGATGTAGTGATTCGTCCTGAAGACCTGAAGCTGGTACCGGTGGAGGAAGGTATGATCATAGGTGAGGTCCAGTCCGTGGTCTTTAAGGGTGTTCATTACGAAATGATGATTCAGAGCAACGAGTATAGCTGGATGGTACACAGCACTCAAATGGAAGAAGTGGGAAATGGGGTCGGGCTCAAGATCCTTCCCAATGATATTCACATTATGAAGAAGGTGAGAGGGGATTGA
- a CDS encoding cobalamin B12-binding domain-containing protein, which yields MVESMLVAAVTRLDVDKVLSLVESEIAIGKGSIEIIEETRQGMTQVGHLYDQGKYFLADLMMSAEIFKDVISLVSNQANSLAAIEPSATILFGTVKKDIHDIGKNLMINLLRFNGYNVIDLGVDVAPERFAEGCIKHKISIVCLSGLITQSYDSMRLTVQALEKMGLRPGVKVVIGGLVNEQVRQYTKADYWVKDCSEGVKLCSSLFNLKTHQEIS from the coding sequence ATGGTTGAAAGTATGCTTGTCGCCGCAGTGACCCGCCTTGATGTGGATAAGGTGTTATCCTTGGTGGAGTCGGAAATAGCAATTGGCAAAGGCTCCATAGAAATCATTGAAGAAACTCGCCAAGGAATGACACAAGTTGGTCATTTATACGACCAAGGAAAATACTTCCTGGCTGATCTTATGATGTCTGCAGAGATATTTAAAGATGTAATCAGTCTTGTGTCAAACCAGGCTAATTCCCTAGCAGCAATCGAACCATCTGCGACGATTTTGTTCGGAACCGTAAAAAAAGATATCCATGATATTGGTAAGAATTTAATGATTAATTTACTTCGCTTTAATGGGTACAATGTCATTGATTTAGGTGTGGATGTGGCGCCGGAGAGATTTGCCGAAGGGTGCATTAAGCATAAGATCTCCATCGTCTGCTTATCGGGGCTGATTACCCAATCCTATGATTCTATGCGTCTGACCGTCCAAGCTCTTGAGAAAATGGGACTAAGGCCAGGGGTAAAGGTGGTTATTGGCGGCTTAGTTAATGAACAGGTTAGACAATATACCAAAGCAGATTATTGGGTTAAAGATTGCTCAGAAGGAGTAAAGCTCTGTTCCTCTCTCTTCAATCTCAAAACACATCAAGAAATATCCTGA
- a CDS encoding DUF1638 domain-containing protein encodes MKKTVIIACHTLKDELNRAIQEAECQFPVLWIESGLHLYTDTLNKRLQQELDRITNVERILLAFGYCGNSLLGLTSSGAQLVFPCVDDCISLLLGSQHARKKISEEIGTYYLTKGWLEFESNIWQEYQYAVKRYGKEKAERLFRQILNHYHRLAVIDTGAYAVSDFLELTKKIADTLKLAHQVIPGSTNYLKKLLTGPWDDEFVIIPPGEIVTLTHLCHDTTEPLLQITGISQ; translated from the coding sequence ATGAAGAAGACTGTAATCATAGCTTGCCATACCCTTAAGGATGAACTTAACAGAGCAATCCAAGAGGCGGAATGCCAATTCCCTGTTTTATGGATAGAATCAGGGTTGCATCTTTACACAGATACCCTAAATAAGCGCCTCCAACAGGAATTGGATAGAATCACCAATGTAGAGCGTATCCTCCTGGCATTCGGGTATTGTGGCAACTCTTTACTGGGGCTGACATCCTCTGGTGCTCAATTGGTCTTTCCCTGTGTCGATGATTGTATCAGCCTTCTCTTAGGCTCTCAGCACGCAAGGAAGAAGATATCGGAAGAAATAGGGACCTATTATCTCACCAAAGGTTGGCTGGAATTCGAAAGCAACATATGGCAGGAGTATCAGTATGCGGTGAAGCGCTATGGCAAGGAAAAGGCGGAGCGCCTGTTCAGACAAATTCTTAATCATTATCACCGGTTGGCTGTTATTGATACAGGGGCCTACGCGGTATCCGACTTTCTCGAACTTACGAAAAAGATAGCTGACACCTTAAAATTAGCTCATCAGGTTATACCCGGCTCTACAAACTATCTGAAGAAATTGCTCACGGGTCCTTGGGATGATGAGTTTGTGATTATTCCTCCTGGGGAAATCGTTACCTTAACCCATTTATGCCACGACACTACCGAACCGCTTTTACAAATTACCGGTATATCCCAGTAG
- a CDS encoding CobW family GTP-binding protein produces MKVLLFGGFLGAGKTSSILSAAKFLVENNPTAQASNPETPSLVIIENEVGETGIDDKILKAEGLMVRELFSGCICCTLTSELTVTLNELYEAYDPQWVIVEATGMAYPHRIAETIHTYGKGVESLKNIIVADAERWEELTEIVPGLVEGQIAKADLIFLNKIDCMQPETLSEIEKNLHHLNPSAQIYCVSAFRGINSEIWSEAVLGNE; encoded by the coding sequence ATGAAAGTTCTACTCTTTGGCGGCTTTTTGGGTGCGGGTAAGACTTCCTCGATTCTCTCTGCGGCCAAGTTCCTGGTGGAGAATAACCCAACTGCCCAGGCAAGCAACCCGGAAACCCCTTCGCTGGTTATTATCGAGAATGAAGTGGGCGAGACAGGAATTGATGATAAAATCCTCAAAGCAGAAGGGCTGATGGTTCGGGAGCTTTTCTCCGGCTGTATTTGTTGTACATTGACCTCGGAACTGACCGTGACTTTAAATGAACTTTATGAAGCTTATGATCCCCAGTGGGTGATCGTGGAAGCCACGGGAATGGCTTATCCCCATCGAATCGCTGAAACAATCCACACCTACGGAAAGGGGGTTGAAAGCCTGAAGAACATCATCGTCGCCGATGCCGAACGTTGGGAAGAACTGACGGAGATCGTCCCCGGCTTGGTTGAAGGCCAGATCGCTAAAGCGGATCTGATTTTTCTCAATAAGATCGACTGTATGCAACCCGAGACCTTGTCTGAAATAGAGAAAAACCTGCATCACCTTAATCCTTCAGCGCAAATTTATTGTGTGTCGGCCTTTAGAGGAATTAATTCGGAAATCTGGAGTGAGGCGGTATTGGGAAATGAGTGA
- a CDS encoding ABC transporter permease — protein sequence MKSFLMKSYTFLIFFFLYAPILILMIFSFNDSKSRGNWDGFTLKWYIELFRDSQIASALYYTLVIAILASLIATIIGTLAAIGINNMHGLPKVMTLNVTYLPMLSPDIVMGISLMLLFIFIKFKLGFMTMLFAHITFNLPFVIFSVLPKLRQLNDDTYDAALDLGATPLEAYKKVILPQISPGIVTGFLLAFTMSIDDFVVSFFTTGSGVSNLAITIYSMARRGINPKINALLTLMFIFIMVTLVFVNYRMAKDKGNEKRDMY from the coding sequence GTGAAGTCTTTCTTGATGAAAAGCTATACCTTTCTGATTTTCTTCTTTCTTTATGCCCCTATACTGATCCTGATGATTTTTTCCTTTAACGATTCTAAGTCCCGGGGGAACTGGGATGGATTTACTTTAAAGTGGTATATAGAGCTTTTTCGGGACAGCCAGATAGCTTCCGCTCTGTATTACACCTTAGTGATAGCTATTCTTGCCTCCTTGATCGCTACGATCATCGGCACTTTAGCAGCCATTGGCATTAATAATATGCATGGACTTCCCAAAGTCATGACTTTGAATGTAACCTATCTGCCTATGCTCAGCCCGGATATTGTTATGGGAATATCCTTGATGCTGCTCTTCATTTTTATTAAATTTAAATTGGGCTTTATGACCATGCTCTTTGCCCATATCACCTTTAATTTGCCTTTTGTTATTTTTTCGGTGCTGCCGAAACTGCGACAGTTAAATGATGATACTTACGATGCGGCCTTGGATTTGGGGGCCACTCCTTTGGAAGCCTATAAAAAGGTCATCCTGCCTCAGATCTCGCCGGGTATCGTCACAGGCTTTCTGCTGGCCTTTACCATGTCCATCGATGATTTCGTGGTGAGCTTTTTCACTACGGGGTCCGGGGTATCCAATCTGGCCATTACCATTTATTCTATGGCTCGTCGGGGAATTAATCCCAAGATTAATGCTTTGCTTACGTTGATGTTTATTTTTATTATGGTAACCTTGGTCTTTGTGAACTATCGGATGGCCAAGGATAAAGGAAATGAAAAGAGGGATATGTATTGA
- a CDS encoding ASKHA domain-containing protein has translation MSEEMKNQIIIDGQNLIIAKNSAWTLMDTLTDAGVPMESVCGGKGTCGKCKVRVLSGEVMGCNGSFAEPEKDGSYLACRIYPLGQVVLDKITKRGVTAKGEIGRIHISSKDRVSVLRKSAVRPTYPTLTQNYSLQEMVNKVNDVKYKEMFNLHSTALQDIPLLARTKTEIYTLIHLDNNVTAVEAGDTSSVFYGVAFDIGSTTVAGMLMDMNRGEVVASAAETNPQTAYGADVISRIKAAEKSEGLKQLSDLIRHCLNNLICKLCSAIGIRTQDIYLMTIVGNSTMEHLLMGISPISLTIPPYVQVFKSIPPLPPQELSLDIHSGGRVVLIPNITSFVGADTTAAVMAVDQDLTPKLTLLIDLGTNGEIVLGNRERMIVTSTAAGPAFEGAQLSCGMRATDGAIDDIVILEDVHIRTINDQKPAGICGSGIIKALAEMVRRRIITFSGRFAESSQMSQLPPKLRSRIRERDGQREFVLAFAEESANGSDIVITQGDVRELQLVKSSICTGSQILMQSFGVNPEEIEQVFIAGAFGSFVDLDSALAIGLIPVHERKRVRSVGNAAGEGAAKALLSNNHIQRCQAIAEKAEFIELANHPQFQKSFIKNLAFPEEGIT, from the coding sequence ATGAGTGAAGAAATGAAAAATCAGATCATAATTGATGGTCAAAATCTCATCATAGCTAAAAACAGTGCATGGACCCTTATGGATACCTTAACGGATGCAGGTGTACCTATGGAGTCTGTTTGCGGCGGAAAAGGAACCTGTGGCAAATGCAAGGTTCGGGTTTTGAGCGGGGAGGTTATGGGTTGTAACGGAAGCTTTGCTGAACCCGAAAAAGATGGTTCATACTTAGCTTGTCGGATTTATCCATTAGGTCAAGTCGTATTGGATAAAATCACAAAAAGAGGAGTGACGGCGAAAGGAGAAATAGGGAGAATCCATATTTCCTCCAAAGATAGGGTTTCAGTGCTCAGAAAGTCGGCGGTGCGACCGACCTATCCGACTTTAACTCAAAACTACTCGCTACAGGAAATGGTTAATAAGGTTAATGATGTGAAATATAAAGAGATGTTCAATTTACACAGCACAGCATTACAGGATATCCCTTTACTGGCACGGACCAAGACAGAGATATATACCTTAATTCATTTGGACAATAATGTGACCGCTGTGGAAGCAGGGGATACTTCCTCGGTTTTTTATGGAGTAGCTTTTGATATAGGAAGTACCACAGTGGCTGGAATGCTTATGGATATGAATAGAGGAGAAGTGGTCGCTTCAGCAGCCGAGACCAACCCTCAAACAGCCTATGGTGCAGATGTCATTTCTCGCATCAAAGCAGCAGAGAAGTCAGAAGGATTAAAGCAGCTTTCTGACTTAATTCGTCATTGTCTAAATAACCTTATCTGCAAGCTTTGTTCCGCCATAGGGATAAGAACGCAGGATATTTATCTGATGACCATCGTGGGAAATTCAACCATGGAACATCTTTTGATGGGTATCTCACCGATCAGCTTAACCATACCGCCCTATGTGCAAGTCTTTAAATCCATACCTCCCTTACCACCACAGGAACTTTCCCTGGATATTCATTCGGGGGGACGGGTGGTTCTTATACCCAATATTACTAGTTTTGTGGGTGCCGATACCACCGCAGCTGTCATGGCCGTGGATCAGGATCTGACACCTAAGCTCACCTTATTGATAGATTTAGGGACGAACGGAGAGATTGTTCTCGGCAATCGTGAGCGCATGATTGTTACCTCTACAGCTGCCGGCCCCGCTTTTGAAGGTGCACAGCTATCCTGCGGCATGAGGGCAACGGATGGGGCCATTGATGATATCGTCATACTAGAGGATGTCCATATCCGAACGATTAACGATCAGAAGCCCGCAGGAATATGTGGTTCGGGAATCATTAAAGCTCTCGCGGAAATGGTTCGCAGGAGGATCATCACCTTCTCAGGTCGATTTGCGGAGAGCAGTCAAATGTCGCAACTCCCTCCTAAGCTCCGGTCCAGAATAAGAGAGAGGGATGGGCAAAGAGAATTTGTACTGGCTTTTGCAGAGGAAAGCGCAAACGGTTCAGATATTGTCATTACCCAAGGGGATGTCCGGGAACTTCAGTTGGTTAAATCCTCGATTTGCACGGGGTCTCAAATCTTAATGCAATCATTTGGAGTCAATCCGGAGGAGATTGAGCAAGTTTTTATCGCCGGTGCTTTTGGCAGTTTTGTAGATTTGGACAGCGCCTTAGCCATTGGCTTGATTCCTGTACATGAACGAAAAAGAGTTCGCTCCGTTGGCAACGCTGCCGGAGAAGGGGCTGCCAAGGCTTTGCTGTCAAACAACCACATCCAACGCTGCCAAGCCATTGCCGAGAAAGCAGAGTTCATCGAATTAGCGAATCATCCTCAGTTTCAAAAGAGCTTTATTAAAAATCTGGCATTTCCAGAGGAGGGTATAACATGA
- a CDS encoding ABC transporter substrate-binding protein, producing the protein MKKSVLKKAGVVVLLVAMLLGLAGCGGSDQAKLYVYNWGDYIDESVLAEFEKANNVDVIYEQFATNEEMYVKIKAGTAKYDVAIPSDYMITKMIHEGLLHTIDMNTIPNYAKIDDRFKNLAFDTKNEYSVPYMWGTVGIIYNKTMVDGVVDSWDILWDKKYAKQILMLDSQRDSIAVALKKLGYSLNSREEKELDEAKKLLIQQKPLLMAYVGDEVKDKMIGNEAAMAVVWSGDAVFMKGENPNLEYVIPKEGSNIWYDSMVIPKTSQNKEMAEKFIDFMCSTDVAYKNADYIGYSTPQKEVRGMLPEDLTSDPAYYPAEGALKGSEVFEDLSDVLPIYDRIWTEVKSQ; encoded by the coding sequence TTGAAAAAATCGGTACTAAAAAAAGCAGGGGTGGTCGTGCTCCTGGTCGCTATGCTCTTAGGACTTGCCGGTTGCGGCGGGTCGGATCAGGCTAAGCTTTATGTCTACAACTGGGGAGACTACATTGATGAATCGGTCCTGGCTGAGTTTGAGAAAGCCAATAATGTGGATGTCATCTACGAACAGTTCGCCACTAATGAAGAAATGTATGTTAAGATTAAAGCAGGAACAGCCAAGTATGATGTGGCCATCCCTTCGGATTATATGATTACCAAAATGATCCATGAAGGTTTGCTCCATACCATTGATATGAACACTATTCCTAATTACGCTAAAATTGATGATCGCTTTAAGAATCTGGCCTTTGACACCAAGAATGAATACTCGGTTCCTTATATGTGGGGCACTGTCGGGATTATTTACAACAAGACCATGGTAGACGGTGTGGTGGACAGCTGGGATATTTTATGGGATAAAAAATACGCCAAGCAGATTCTGATGCTGGACAGCCAACGGGATTCCATTGCGGTGGCCTTGAAAAAACTGGGCTACTCTCTGAACAGCAGAGAAGAGAAAGAACTGGATGAAGCCAAAAAATTGCTGATTCAGCAGAAGCCTTTGCTGATGGCCTATGTAGGGGACGAAGTGAAGGATAAGATGATCGGCAATGAAGCCGCCATGGCTGTGGTATGGTCAGGGGATGCGGTCTTTATGAAAGGTGAAAATCCTAATCTGGAATATGTCATTCCCAAAGAAGGTAGCAATATTTGGTACGATTCTATGGTTATTCCCAAAACCAGTCAGAACAAGGAAATGGCTGAGAAGTTCATCGATTTTATGTGCAGTACGGATGTAGCCTATAAAAACGCTGATTATATCGGTTATTCCACACCTCAAAAAGAAGTTAGGGGAATGCTTCCCGAGGATCTGACCTCTGATCCAGCCTATTATCCGGCTGAGGGTGCATTAAAAGGTTCGGAAGTTTTTGAAGATCTCTCCGATGTTTTACCAATTTATGATAGAATATGGACAGAGGTAAAATCACAATAA